CAGCGCCAGAATTGCGGCGATGGCGACGGAGGAGTCTTCCTCGTCGGCCTCGATGGCTCCCTGCGTCGCAATGATCGCCGAGACGCCGCAGACGCTCGACCCCACGGCCAGCAGCGAGACGAGCTTCGGAGCCAGCTTGAACCCGCGTCCGAGGTACGTCATAAACGTCAACGCCAGCGCCAGCTCGATGATGATGAGGACAAATGAGATGCCGCTCAGGTGCAGGATATCGCCGAGGATGAATCGCGCCCCCAGCAGGATAATCCCGGCCTTAAGCCAGAACTCGTATGTGGCTACCCCTGCGCGAAAGATGCGCGGCAGGCCCACGGTGTTGGCGATCACGACGCCGATCAGGATGGCCCACAGGACGTACTCGATGTTGGGCAGCACCTGGTGGTGCGCCTTGCCGTAGCGGGTAATGGACTGCTCGATGAACTTGCCCGCGTAGCCGACGACGGCCAGCAGGGCGATGCCGGGAATCAGGCCGAGCACGCCGTTGCGGTTGGCGTCGTCGCGATCCTTCACGAGCGGAAGAGGAAGGGTTGAGCTTGTAGCCATGATGGATCTCCTTTACCAGCCCACGGTTTTGATGACGCCGGTGCGGACCAGCAGCGCGAGCGCCAACGACAGCACTACGGCCCAGAGATCGAGCGAGAGAGAGAACTTACGAGCGGGGATAGACATAGAGGACTCCTAAGACGGAATGGTGGCCACGCAGATCCACGTAGGGAGCAGGGCGACAGATCAGATTTTGAAAATGGCGGCGTTACTTAGAAGAGGGAACTAGCAACAACAACGGTCGCAGGCGCAACCGGACATGCGGCAGGAGGAGACGAGTTGGAGGCTGCTCTGCATATCTGTTGCCAGCAACTATATCACTTTGAAAGGTTGCCTGCATAAAAGATTCTGTCCTGCCGGACGGGCCTCCTGCGCGGAGGGCGGGCGTTTGCACGCCTTTTTACTGCTTCGCATGGTCCTCCCGCTGGTCGGAGGGAAGAAATCGTCGCCGAAGTACTACCATCAGGTAATGTCTGAAACTACCTCCAAGCCGCCGATCTACCTGCTCGACTCGATGGCCTTCATCTTCCGCGCTTACCACGCGATGCAGCGGCAGCGCCCCATGTCCACGCGCACCGGCATCCCCACCGCGGCCACGTACGTCTTCGTCAACATGATCAACAAGCTGCGCAAGGACTTCCAGCCCCAGTACCTCGCGGCTATCTACGACGTCGGCGCCCCCCTGCACCGCAACGAGCTGGCCGGACAGCTCAAGGACGTGCAGAAGTTCAACATCAAGACCCAGGCCTTCGAGGCCGTCGAGTACGGCGGCTACAAGGCCAACCGTGCCGAGACCCCGCCCGATCTCATCCAGCAGCAGCCCTACATCCGCCGCGCGCTCGAGGCCTTCCGCATCCCCATCCTCTACTACGAGGGCTTCGAGGCCGACGACGTCCTCGGCACGCTCTCCTGCCAGCTCTCGGCGCTCGGCCACCACGTCTACGTGGTCTCGCCCGACAAAGACATGATGCAGCTCGTCAACGCGGGCGTCTCCATCCTGAACCCCACCAAGGAGAACCTCGTCCTCGACCCCGCCAAGGTGGAGGAAGTGCTGGGCGTGCCGCCCGAGCGCGTGGTGGACGTGATGGCCCTGCGCGGCGACTCGATCGACAACATCCCCGGTGCGCCCGGCATCGGCGACAAGGGCTCGGTCGAACTCATCCAGACCTTCGGCACCGTCGAGGCCGCGCTCGACCGCGCCGCCGAGGTGAAGAAGAAAACGTATCGGGAATCGTTACAAAATAACCGCGAGAACATCCTCCTCTCGAAGGAGCTGGTAACGATCCACACCACGGTTCCCATCGTCTACTCGCTCGACGAGATGCGCACCCAGCCGGTCGATAACGCCGCCTGCCGCGACCTCTTCACCGAGCTGGAGTTCACGACGCTGCTCAAGGAACTGGCCCCGTCGGTCGACAACACGGTCCTCACCTACAGCCTCAAGCCCAGCCCCGCCGAGATCGCCACTCTCCTCGCCGAAGCCCGCACCACCGGCCTCGCCCTGGCGGTCTTCGAAGACGCCCGCGCCCTCTCCGAGGAGGTTGCAGCCGACTCCAGCGACACCGAATCCGAGCCGCCTCCAGCCGAAAACATGTCCCTCTTCGGCATCACGCCCGAGCCGGAGGCCCCCGCGCCGACGCCGCAAGACCTCACCCTCCGCCTGGGCCTCGCCACCTCCCCCACCGCCGCCATCGAAGTCCCCCTCGACGCCCCCGGCATCCGCGCCGCCCTCACCGACCCCGCTCTCCCCAAGCAGGTCCACGACCTCAAAGCCGTCCTCCGCGCCCTGTCCCCGCACGGCGTCGAGCTGGCCGGCCCCATCACCGACGTGATGCTCCTGAGCTACCTCGTCAACCCCACCCACGGCTCGCATACCCTGCCCGACATCGCCGCCCGCGCCACCAGCCGCGCCCTCATCCACCAGCCGACGAAGGACAACCCCGCCGATCCCAACCGCCTGCCCGAGGCCGCCGCGGCCATCGTCCGCCTCGCCGAAGCCCTCGCCACCCAGGTAGCCGAGGCCGCGCCGGTCCAGCACCAGATCCCCGAGGATAAGCCCGAACTGGGAGGAGCCGTCACCACGGAGATGCTCTTCCCGGAGAAGGCTGAGGCTCCTCAAAAAGCCTCCGAAGACCACTCCCTCCTCAACGTCTACACCACCATCGACCTCCCCTTGGTCCCGGTCCTGCTACGCATGGAGCAGACCGGCGTTCGCATCGACCCGGTCTTCCTGAGCGATATGTCCTCCCGCCTCGCAGTCGAGGTCGACAACCTCGCCGAGCGCATCTACACCGACTCCGGCCACCGCTTCAACATCAACTCCCCCAAGCAGCTCGGCGAGATCCTCTTCAACCAGATGGGCCTGCCCAAGCCGATGAAGTACGGCAAGGGCAAGGTCGTCTCCACCGCGCAGGACGTGCTCGAAGAGCTGGCCGAAAACCATCCCATCGCGGCGCTGGTCATCGAGCACCGCCAGCTCCAGAAGCTCAAGGGCACCTACCTCGACGCGCTCCCGCAGCTAGCCGATTCCGAAGGCCGCATCCACACCACCTTCAACCAGGTCGGCACCGCCACGGGCCGTTTGTCTTCGATCAACCCGAACCTGCAAAACATTCCTACGCGCACCCCCCTCGGCCGTGAGATCCGCGCCGCCTTCATCGCGGCTCCCGGCAACCTGCTGATGAGCGCCGACTACTCGCAGATCGAGCTGCGCCTGATGGCCCACTTCAGCCAGGACCCGCTGCTGCTCAACGCCTACCGCACCGGCCAGGATATTCATACCTTGACCGCCGCCGAGGTCTTCGGCGTCGACGCGGCCACCATGGACAAGGAGACCCGCGCCCGCGCCAAGGCCGTCAACTTCGGCATCGTCTACGGCATCAGCCCCTTCGGTCTGGCGGCGCAGCTCGGCATCGACCAGAAGGTCGCCCGCACCTACATCGAGACCTACTTCGAGCGTTACCAGGGCGTCCGCCGCTTCATAGACGAGCTGCTCGAAACGGTCCGCCGCGAGCAAGCCGTGCGCACGCACTTCGGCCGCATCCGCCCCATCCCGGACATTGGCTCGCGCAACCCCAACATGCGCGGCTTCGCCGAGCGCACGGCGGTCAACACGCCGCTGCAAGGCACCGCCGCCGACCTCATCAAGCTGGCGATGATCACCCTCGACCGCAAGCTCACCGAGCGCAAGCTGAAGTCGAAGATGACCCTCCAGGTCCACGACGAGCTGCTCTTCGACGTAGTCCCCGAAGAGGCCGAGGAGCTACAGGCCCTGGTCAAGCACGAGATGGAGCACGTAGCCGAGTTCTCCATTCCCATCGTCGCCGAGGTGGGCCTCGGCCAGAACTGGCGCGACATCAAATAAGCACTTCGTGCGGTTCTCGGGGCTGCATTGGAAAGATAAACAGCATGGGGCCTCCCGCTGGTCGGCAGCGAGCATTTTTCTTCCCGACCAACGGGAGGACCAGGCGAAGCCTTTAAAAGGCGTGCAAACGCCCGCCCGCCGCGCAGGCGGCCCGTCCGGCAGGACAAGCTTTTTCAGTTGTAGAGATCTTCTTCACTAACAACAGCTTCAGCCCCCTCCGACTTCACCCGCCTCGCCGCCCCAAACATCGCCCCGCGCGCCGCCACCACCGGAGCAAACCTCATAAACCCAATCGGCTCAGGCACATCGTCATAGATCGCCTCCATCCCGCCGCGCATGAGGTATGTCTCATGCCAGAACCCCGTCCCACCCGAGTCCCTCAGAAACCCCCTCCACCACTCCCGATGCGGCTCCGACCGCGTCCACCCCAGCAGCGAGTCCATATCCCGCCAGTACTGGCGCATCCCCACGTGCATCGGAAAGAGGGAAAAAACGAAGTTCTCGTGCAGCAATAATCCCTCGGGCCGCGCAGCGACAGAATCGGCAATCCTCGGCCCAAACCCCAGCAGCGTCTTCACCCCGGTTAGCCGATTCACCCGCATCCCCAGGTAAACCACAACGAGATCCGGATACTGCGAGAGGTCTACAGTCTGGCGATTCACCTTGGCGGCCATCGAAAAGCCCTCCACGCAGCCGTTCTACCACATCCGCAGCCTGCGCGCCTGATAGACTAAAGTGTCGCAATAAATGAGACCGCAAGCACTCGAAGGAACCCCAAACACCGTGGATCACCAGACCAAAGTCGAACTGAAGCAAGACAACTTCGTCACCACCACCGGCAACGGCCTCGAGTGGGCCTCCGAGAACCGCCGTTCGGTCATCGTCTCCGGCGCGCTTCTGCTGGGCGTCATCGTCCTGCTCATCCTCGGCGCGGTCGTCTACAACAAGCGGGTCGAGTCGGCTTCCGAGGCCTTCGGCCGCGCCATGTCGGCCTACCAGACCCCATCGCGAACCCCGCGCAGCCTGCGCCTCCGGGAGTCAAGACCTTCCCGAGCGCGGTCGAGCGCGCCAAGGCGGCTAACGCTGCGTTCCTCTCTGTGGCTGACCAGTACGGCATGTTGAAGGTGGGCCGTAACGCCCTCTACTTCGCAGGTCTCACCTACATGGACGCGGGCCAGAACCAGTCCGCGGAGGACACCTTCAAGAAAGTTGCTGACGGCCATGACAGTGAACTGGGTGCGCTGGGCAAGCTCTCGCTGGCGCAGCTCTATCGCCAGACGGGCCGCGACCCCCAGGCTATCGACCTGCTTCAGGCCCTGACGAACAAGCCCACCACGACGGTCCCCGCCGGACTCGCTCAGTTGCAGCTTGCCGAGCTGTACACCGCCGAGGGCAAGACCGACCAGGCCCGCAAGATCTACGCGCAGCTCAAGGACAAGGACGCCAAGGGACCGGCAGGCATGATCGCTGCCCAGAAGCTGAACCCGGCTCCGGCAGGCGGGTTGGGCGGTCCTCAGCAGTAAGCCTCAATACAGGAACGCAAAACGGGAGCCCATTTGGGCTCCCGTTTTGCGTTTGGAAAGACTTGTCCTGCCGGACGGGCCTCCTGCGCGGAGGGCGGCGGCACTTCGTGCTGTACTCGGCTTCGCGCGGCCCTCCCGTTGGTCGGAAAGAAAATTCTCGCTGCCGACCAGGGGGAGGCCCTCAGAGGATCATTCCCCCATGCCGCAACGAGAACGGCACGAAGTGCTTTATCGTGGACGCATGAACGTCGAGACCACCCGCGCCTTCCTGCTCTCGCTGCCGCACGTCGTCGAAACCCGTCAGTGGGGCGGCGCACTCGTCTACTGGGTGGGCGACAAGGCCATCGGCGGCAAGATGTGTGCGATTCTGAACCCAGATGCCATCAGCGGAGGCGAGGAATCGGTCTTCCGTCTTGTCACTTATCCCACCACGCCCGAGCACTTCGCCGAGCTGGTCGAGATCGAGGGCATCCGCCCGGCCAAGTATCTGGCCCGAGTCTCCTGGGTATCGGTCCACCGCTGGGACGTCTTCCGTACCTCCGAGTGGCAGCAGGAGCTGCGCGCCGCCCATGCGCTGAAGCTGGCGAAGTTGCCGCCCAAGACCCAGAAGGTACTGGCTCTGCCCAAAGCCGATCAGAAACGCATCATCGCCGAGCAGCGCAAGCTGCTAGCCGCCAGAGAAGCCCAAAAGGCCGCCGCCAAAGGCGCTAGTGAATCTCGGGCGCGGCGTCGAACAGGCCCCGGAAGCTGAGCCGGTAGACGAAGATCAGGTATAGCTCCAGCACGGTCGCAAGGAGGCCCGCCGCAGCGCCGCCGTGCGCGATCAGAAAGTGGAAGAGCAGGATATTGACCAGGATCGGCCCCAGGATTACCAGCGCCAGCGGCACAAAGCGCCCCACCAGCAGCAGTACCCCGGCGATCACCTGCAGCAGCGCCACAAAGGTCATGTACTTGGTCGCGATCAGCAGCCCCGCGAAGGTGCCCGCATCGCCGGTGGGCGCAGGCATGTGGAGGAAGAACAGGATATTGTTCAGCCCAAAGAACAGAAAGACAGCTCCGAGCAGAACCCGCGCGATGAGTGTGGCAATCTTCATGGAAAGGTCTCCGTAACGAGATTGGATGCAGCTCCGCGATGCGTGAAAGATTACATTTCGGCCATCTTACTCCAGCGGGATAGGATGACCTGTAGAGAGAACACTTCCACATGAGCATCGCACTTTCGTTAGCAGGCAAGGTTGCCCTCATCACCGGCGGCTCGCGCGGCATCGGAGCCGCCACCGTCCGGCTCTTCCACCAGGCTGGGGCCAGGGTCGTCTTCAGCTACCAGAGCGCCGCCGACCGCGCCGCGGCCCTGGTCGCCGAGTGCGGCGGCCCGGAGCATACCTGCGCCGTCCAGCAGGATCTGGCTACCCCGGAAGACGGACGTGCCCTTATTCAGGCCGCCGTCGACGCCTTCGGCACGCTGGACTGCCTCATCGTCAACCACGGCGTCTGGCCAGCGCATGACCAGCCCATCGCCACCATGCTCGACACCCAGTGGCGGTCTACGCTGTCCATCAATCTCGACAGCGTCTTCGGACTTGTGCAGGCGGGCGTCGTCGCCATGCTGGCCAACGATCGGCAGGTGAAGGGCCACATCGTCCTCATCGCCTCCACCGCCGCCCAGCGCGGCGAGGCCTTTCACGCCGACTACGCCGCCAGCAAGGGCGCGCTCCTCTCCCTGACCAAGAGCCTCTCCAGCGAGCTGGCCGCGCAGGGCATCTACGCCAACTGCGTCGCCCCCGGCTGGGTCGCGACGGAGATGTCCGCCGCAGCCCTCAGCGATCCGGTCGCGTCTAAGAAAGCGACGTCGCTCATCCCGCTGGGCCGCGTCGGCTCGGTCGAGGAGATCGCCGGTCCGGTGCTCTTCCTCTGCACCCCGCTGGCGGGCTTCATCTCGGGTGAGATCTTCAACGTCAACGGCGGAGCGGTTTTAGTCGGATAAATTTCTTCAGAAGGGAACGCAATGCGCAGCCGCCTGACGGTCCTCCTCCTCTTCGCCATGCTGACCGCTCCTCTCCTCGGGCAGGCCAGCGCCATCCCGAGCGCGGCCCCGGCCCCGCGCTCGGGCGAGACCGAGGAGCAGCATGGCCGTCGCCTCCTCGATGAGATGGTCAAGGCGCTCGGCGGTCAGGCGTGGCTCAACCGCGGCAGCATCACCGAGGAGGGCAAGACGGCGGCCTTCTTTCGCAACCAGCCCAACGGCAGTCTGGTCCAGTTCGTCGAGTACGTCCGCCCCGTCAACTCGCCGCTTGGGCCCGCCGAGCGCTTCGAGTACCTGACCGTGCGCGGCATGATTATGCCCGGTATGAAGAAGGACGTCGTCCACCTGTGGACCAAGGACCAGGGCTACGAGCTGACCTTCAAGGGGCGTACCGAGCTGCCTAAGCCGCAGGTCACCGACTACCTGCGCCGCCGCGCCCACTCCATCGACGAGGTGATGCACTCCTGGGTCAACGCGCCCGGCGTCATGGTACTCGCCGAGGGCACCGGGATGCGCGACCGCCATCTCGTCGACAAGGTCTCCATCCTCGCGCCTGATAACGACACGGTCGAGATCGAGCTGGACGCCACCACGCACCTGCCCGTCCAGCGTACCTTCGAGTGGCGCAACGACCAGTTCAAGGACCACGACGTCGACGAGGAGACCTACACCGGCTACCAGCCTTACGACGGTATCCAGACTCCGCTGAACATCACCCGCTATCGCAACGGAGATATGGTCAGCCAGATCTTTATTCTCAAGGTGAAGTACGGCCCACCCCTTGGCCCTGACCTCTTCGACCCCGACAAGCTCCCCGTCAAGAAGTAGAGATTCTGTCCTGCCGGACGGGCCTCCTGCGCGGAGGGCGACACTTCGTGCTGTACTCGGCTTCGCGTGGTCCTCCCGCTGGTCGGAAATAAATATTCTCGCTGCCGACCAGCGGGAGGCCCTCGGAAGATCACTCACCCATACCGCCCCGAGAACCGTACGAAGTGCCGCCCGCCCGGCATTAGGGCGCTTTTAGGTGCGTTTGCTCAGGCGGTTGGGCTTTGCGCTGCTGTCGCTTGTCGCGTCCTTCCGCACTGCCAGGATGCGAAAGTCCTTGATCTGCGCCTTGAAGACGTATATCTGCACATTGTTCGAGTCCGGATCGATCGCTTCCAGAAAGAACCCGGCATTGACCAGGAGATTGCGGGTATTCTCGACCATCCCCTCCATGATCTCGTTGTCCAGAAAGGTGAGGCGCACGTAAAGCCGTCCCGGAGGCCCCACTTCATCATGGAAGTGCAGCTCGTGGTGCGAGGCCCGGCCTGCAAAGGATTTGACGAAGAAGATCGCCTTGGCTCCTACCAGCGAGATCTTCTCCGAAGCCCCAGTGGGGGCATCGCGCACCTCGAGGGAGGCAAGCGTCTCCTCCTTCCACAGCGTGTCCGAGTGGTGCACCACGGCGAAGCACTTCAACAGCCGGTCGGGGTAGCGGATTACGACTGGATGGAAGATGGGCCGGGCGCGGTCGGTATCCTTTGCGACTCCATCTGCCGCGGCGCCAGGTCGTACTGCTTGATCTTGTAGAGGAGCGCCTTGTAGCTGATCTGCATCTTTGACGCCGCCATTTTGCGATTCCATTTTGTCTCCTCAAGCATACTGGCGATTGCCGCCGATTCGGCCGAACCCTTCAATGTGCGGACGAGCTGCTTCAGCCCGTCTGTCGTTGGGGGATTCGGCGGGGAATCGCTGGCGCGCGAGGCCGCGTAGGAGGTGAGTTCGGCGATGATGGAGCGCTCGTCCCCGATGACCAGGTAGCGGTTCATTACATTCTCCAGCTCCCGCAGGTTACCCGGCCAGGTGTGATCGCCGAGAGCGGAGAGGAGAATGTCAGAGAGAGCAGGGGCGGGGCGCTTGTACTTCGCGGCACCTTTTTCAAGGAAGTGCCGGGCAAAGGTCGGGATCTCGTCGCGCCGCTCGCGCAGGGGCGGCAGCGCCAGGGTGAATCCGTTCAGACGGTAGTAGAGGTCTTCGCGGAAGGTTTTGTTCGCCATCGAAGTTTTGATGTCGATATTGGTCGCGGCGATCACCCGCACGTTGGATTTCATCGGCGCGCGGCCACCCAGGCGCGAGTACGTTCCATCCTGCAGAACGTGCAGCAGCTTGGCCTGCAGGACGGCGGGCATCTCGCCGATCTCGTCGAGGAAGATGGAGCCGCCCTCGCAGATCTCGAACTTGCCGGGTTTGCTCCGCACCGCGCCGGTAAAGGCTCCCTGCTCGTGGCCGAAGAGCTCGCTCTCCAGCAGCTCGGCGGGCATGGCGGCGCAGTTCACCTTCAGGAACATCTTCTTGGCGCGATAGGAGGAGGCGTGCGTGTACTTGGCCAGAATCTCCTTGCCGGTGCCGCTCTCGCCGAGGATCAGGATTGGGATATCCGAGCGCGCGACCAGACGGGCCTGCGACTCCAGCTCGCGCATACGGCTGCTTACGCGGACAAAGTAGGTGCCGTCGCCGAGGTCGGTGGTGGTGGTGTCGTGAGGGGCTGCGGTGGCGGCAGGAGCGGCCTCGGGGCGCTCGTCCGGCAGCTGCGCCTGAACCGCGAGGATCAAGTCCTGCCGGGAGAAGGGCTTTTGGAGAAATCCCGTGGCTCCAAGCTCAATGGCGGTGGCGATCTCCTGCGCCTCGGCCCCGGTGGTCAGCAGCAGGATGCCCGCAGAGGAGCTGAGTCCCCGAAGCGTCTGCAACATCGCCGCGCAGGTCTTCACGCCCTTCCAGGCGAACACCGACAGATCCGGCTCCCCGATGGAGTCGAACGCATCGAGGAACGCCTGCTCCTGGTCGAACTGATGCAGGGAAAAACTCGTTCCGAGCGTCTCTTCGATATATTGCAGCACACGCCGATTGGGTTCGAACGCAAAGATGCGCGGCTGGCTGCGGCTACTGCTATTGGACTCAGGAGTGTGCATCAAAGCTCCGCAAACGAGTGGTTGACCCTGTTAAGGTAACCTTTATTCCCTCCAATGGTTGTGGGCCAATGCGAACGAAGGAGAGAGGTCGCACAAAAATAAAATTGTAGTCGTGGTGTTGGATGCCACTTTCTCTGGCCGAGCTTCCTCGACGAAGAAGAGTGTTCCATCTGTTCTGCACATACCGACCCAGAATGAAGGGTCTTCATGAGAATGCGTACAAGTAAGGCAATATTGCCGTTTGTGCGATGCTAGGTGCCTGTATGTTCGAAATTTTATACTAACCGTGTGGAAAGATATTCCCACAGAGGGAAAATGTTTTCAACATTTGCCCTCGTTGCGATCGCTGTTGGAACAAGATCGGCCGAAATATGGAGATTCACGTGCTTTGCGCGAGTTTCCACCGAGCGGGTTTCGAGCGGGTCCGTTTGGCGTCTTACATGCTTATAGTCAGAGTGACTCGATTACGAGCAGGTTCCCAAAAAATATATGACTCTTGTTCGTCCTGCAGATCTCCACTCTCCTCGGTCTTCTCGAACAACGCCCGCTCACCGGTCGGTGGCGGAGCCCACAATGCAGTTGCTTCTGGGCCGTACGCCCGTGATGCAAGAAGTAAAACGAAAGATTGAGCTGGTGGCCAAGGCCGATGTTCCCGTACTGCTGCAAGGAGAGAGCGGCACGGGGAAGGAGGTGTGCGCGCGGCTGATCCATGCCATGTCGCCGCGTTCGCGCCACTCGCTGGTGAAGGTCAGTTGTCCGGCGATTCCGCGCGATCTGCTGGAGTCCGAGCTGTTCGGGTACGAGAAGGGCGCGTTTACCGGCGCCAATGTGACCAAGCAGGGGCGCGTGGAGCAGGCTCATCTGGGCACGCTGATCCTAGACGAGGTCGGCAGCCTCGATATGTTTGTGCAGGCGACGCTGCTGCAACTGTTGCAGGATGGCACGTTTACGCGTGTGGGCGGAGATGAGACCCGCAGGATCTCGACGCGGGTGATCTCGATCGCCAACCAGGACCTGCGCCGCCAGGTCTCCGAGGGGACGTTTCGCCTGGACCTGCTGTACCGCATCAATGCGGTGACGATTTCGCTGCCTCCACTGCGGCAGCGCGTGGAGGACCTGCCGGAGCTGATCGAGCACTTCTCGCAGATGCACTCGCAGGCCTTCCAGATGGAGAAGCGTCCGTTCTCCAAAGACCTGCTGCGGATGATGTATGCCTACGACTGGCCGGGCAATATCCGCCAACTGGATAACCTGGTGCGCTGCCATATCCTGCTGGGCAATGAGGATCTCCTGGTGGCGGAGATGACGCCGCGCCCCTCCGGAGCGGATCTGGTGAGTGCGGAGATCGACATCAGCAAGCCGATTGCGTTGAAGCAGATCACCAAGAAGGCAACGCAGCACCTGGAGCGGCAGATCATCACCAAGGTGCTGCAGGCCAATGGGTGGAATCGGCAGAAGACTGCGAAGTGGCTGCAGATCAGCTATCGCTCGCTGCTTTACAAATTGAGCGAGGCGGAGAATGCGGCAGCGGAGGCGGCCGCCGAGGAGCGCATACTGCCGCCACCGTCTCCGAGGAACGAAAGCGAGTCGTCGCCGTACAGAACGATGCTGGAGATTCCCGGCTGAAGCAGGGAATCGCCCCACCCATTTAGGAGAGGATTGAAGGCCCGCCACAGACCTGTCCTGCCGGACGGCCCTCCTGCGCGGAGGGCGGGCGTTCACACGCCTTTTTACTGCTTCGCGTGATCCTCCCGTTGGTCGAGAAGAAAAATTCTCGCTGCCGACCAGCGGGAGGCCCTCAGAAGCTAACTTCCCCATACCGCACCGAGAACGGTACGAAGTACCCTAGACGGCGCAGGAGCTTTGGTAGCTCAGGATGCGCTCTCTCCGCTGGCTGAAGCCCCAGGTCAGTGTCTCGAGAACCTGCTTGCGGCGCTGCTGCAACTGATAAAACGCCCGGCTGCGCAACGACATCGTCATATTGAACTTCGTAAGCTCGGGATACCTGCTGAGCGCAGCCTTGTACGGCTCGACCGCCGCGCTGGTCCACGGGGCGAAGCTCCCATGCCACGGCTTCGGGCTGGACATGAAGTGCGTGATCCGCGGCTGAATCCGCCCTTCGACGCGCGAGTTCCGCATGAAGATAGGGAAGTTCCACGCCAGCGACATGGGCAGACGGCGGCTTCCCGCAACGACGTTCAGCGAGTCCTGATCGGGAAAGCGCGGCTTGCCGTGCTGGCGGAAGTGGTTCCACGAGTCCGCGCCCATGCTCTCCCAGCCGTCGCGATTGATGCGAAGAACGCCGCTGTTGAAGTAGGAGAACCCCTGCTCGGGCGTGAGGCCGATGGAGGCGAGATGCGCGTTGAGGTCCTTGCTCATCGGCCCGTTATCCGCGAGCAGAAAGGTCATGGGATCGTTCGCGGCCATAAAGTGACCGGCTGGAACCTCCGCGTCGATCAGCGGATCGAGCGAGCCGCCGATCTGCGTGTCGCCGTCGATATAGAGGTACTGGCTGTACTCGGCGGGGGCGAAGTCGTTGAGGAAGAGCCGCGCCAGCATGATGGACTCGCCCTCGAGCAACGCGCTGCTGACCGGGATGAGGCGTACGCCCTCGCGGTCGCAGGCGGGTGCGAAAGCGGCCTCGGCCTCGGCCGTCATGTCGAAGCAGAAGATGACGACGTCGGCTTTGCCGGGCGAGGAAAACTGTCGCGCCTGCA
This is a stretch of genomic DNA from Granulicella sp. WH15. It encodes these proteins:
- the polA gene encoding DNA polymerase I — its product is MSETTSKPPIYLLDSMAFIFRAYHAMQRQRPMSTRTGIPTAATYVFVNMINKLRKDFQPQYLAAIYDVGAPLHRNELAGQLKDVQKFNIKTQAFEAVEYGGYKANRAETPPDLIQQQPYIRRALEAFRIPILYYEGFEADDVLGTLSCQLSALGHHVYVVSPDKDMMQLVNAGVSILNPTKENLVLDPAKVEEVLGVPPERVVDVMALRGDSIDNIPGAPGIGDKGSVELIQTFGTVEAALDRAAEVKKKTYRESLQNNRENILLSKELVTIHTTVPIVYSLDEMRTQPVDNAACRDLFTELEFTTLLKELAPSVDNTVLTYSLKPSPAEIATLLAEARTTGLALAVFEDARALSEEVAADSSDTESEPPPAENMSLFGITPEPEAPAPTPQDLTLRLGLATSPTAAIEVPLDAPGIRAALTDPALPKQVHDLKAVLRALSPHGVELAGPITDVMLLSYLVNPTHGSHTLPDIAARATSRALIHQPTKDNPADPNRLPEAAAAIVRLAEALATQVAEAAPVQHQIPEDKPELGGAVTTEMLFPEKAEAPQKASEDHSLLNVYTTIDLPLVPVLLRMEQTGVRIDPVFLSDMSSRLAVEVDNLAERIYTDSGHRFNINSPKQLGEILFNQMGLPKPMKYGKGKVVSTAQDVLEELAENHPIAALVIEHRQLQKLKGTYLDALPQLADSEGRIHTTFNQVGTATGRLSSINPNLQNIPTRTPLGREIRAAFIAAPGNLLMSADYSQIELRLMAHFSQDPLLLNAYRTGQDIHTLTAAEVFGVDAATMDKETRARAKAVNFGIVYGISPFGLAAQLGIDQKVARTYIETYFERYQGVRRFIDELLETVRREQAVRTHFGRIRPIPDIGSRNPNMRGFAERTAVNTPLQGTAADLIKLAMITLDRKLTERKLKSKMTLQVHDELLFDVVPEEAEELQALVKHEMEHVAEFSIPIVAEVGLGQNWRDIK
- a CDS encoding DUF4188 domain-containing protein yields the protein MAAKVNRQTVDLSQYPDLVVVYLGMRVNRLTGVKTLLGFGPRIADSVAARPEGLLLHENFVFSLFPMHVGMRQYWRDMDSLLGWTRSEPHREWWRGFLRDSGGTGFWHETYLMRGGMEAIYDDVPEPIGFMRFAPVVAARGAMFGAARRVKSEGAEAVVSEEDLYN
- a CDS encoding tetratricopeptide repeat protein; this encodes MADQYGMLKVGRNALYFAGLTYMDAGQNQSAEDTFKKVADGHDSELGALGKLSLAQLYRQTGRDPQAIDLLQALTNKPTTTVPAGLAQLQLAELYTAEGKTDQARKIYAQLKDKDAKGPAGMIAAQKLNPAPAGGLGGPQQ
- a CDS encoding MmcQ/YjbR family DNA-binding protein, which codes for MPQRERHEVLYRGRMNVETTRAFLLSLPHVVETRQWGGALVYWVGDKAIGGKMCAILNPDAISGGEESVFRLVTYPTTPEHFAELVEIEGIRPAKYLARVSWVSVHRWDVFRTSEWQQELRAAHALKLAKLPPKTQKVLALPKADQKRIIAEQRKLLAAREAQKAAAKGASESRARRRTGPGS
- a CDS encoding DoxX family membrane protein, giving the protein MKIATLIARVLLGAVFLFFGLNNILFFLHMPAPTGDAGTFAGLLIATKYMTFVALLQVIAGVLLLVGRFVPLALVILGPILVNILLFHFLIAHGGAAAGLLATVLELYLIFVYRLSFRGLFDAAPEIH
- a CDS encoding SDR family oxidoreductase, with the translated sequence MSIALSLAGKVALITGGSRGIGAATVRLFHQAGARVVFSYQSAADRAAALVAECGGPEHTCAVQQDLATPEDGRALIQAAVDAFGTLDCLIVNHGVWPAHDQPIATMLDTQWRSTLSINLDSVFGLVQAGVVAMLANDRQVKGHIVLIASTAAQRGEAFHADYAASKGALLSLTKSLSSELAAQGIYANCVAPGWVATEMSAAALSDPVASKKATSLIPLGRVGSVEEIAGPVLFLCTPLAGFISGEIFNVNGGAVLVG
- a CDS encoding sigma 54-interacting transcriptional regulator → MHTPESNSSSRSQPRIFAFEPNRRVLQYIEETLGTSFSLHQFDQEQAFLDAFDSIGEPDLSVFAWKGVKTCAAMLQTLRGLSSSAGILLLTTGAEAQEIATAIELGATGFLQKPFSRQDLILAVQAQLPDERPEAAPAATAAPHDTTTTDLGDGTYFVRVSSRMRELESQARLVARSDIPILILGESGTGKEILAKYTHASSYRAKKMFLKVNCAAMPAELLESELFGHEQGAFTGAVRSKPGKFEICEGGSIFLDEIGEMPAVLQAKLLHVLQDGTYSRLGGRAPMKSNVRVIAATNIDIKTSMANKTFREDLYYRLNGFTLALPPLRERRDEIPTFARHFLEKGAAKYKRPAPALSDILLSALGDHTWPGNLRELENVMNRYLVIGDERSIIAELTSYAASRASDSPPNPPTTDGLKQLVRTLKGSAESAAIASMLEETKWNRKMAASKMQISYKALLYKIKQYDLAPRQMESQRIPTAPGPSSIQS